In Halopseudomonas xinjiangensis, a single genomic region encodes these proteins:
- the ligD gene encoding DNA ligase D, translating into MSQPLEEYNRKRDFAATPEPSGEGKKRRASKRSGGDKALQFCIQKHDATRLHYDFRLELNGTLKSWAIPKGPSLDPKSRRLAVHVEDHPLDYATFEGHIPEGHYGAGDVIVWDRGVWIPQGDAEADYAKGKLKFELQGEKLSGVWNLVRTRMDGKKEQWFLIKSNDEVARPENEFDVVAEQPHSVLSDRTIVEKKRGKKAAAKVDKEATPRAVKKKPATPRTTKSSKLTGAEPAPLPESIKPELATLVETIPDGDWRYEIKFDGYRIMARIEDGEVRLLTRNGHDWTAKMPRQAEALASLALESAWLDGEMVVTDENDLPDFQALQNAFEEGKSGGIVYYLFDMPYLNGMDLRKVPLEARRGALAEVLQRSEDDILRFSEDFDESPDAMLNSACQMKMEGLIGKRSGSTYVSRRSNDWIKLKCKHRQEFVIVGFSEPKGSRSGFGALLLGLHDTDSGELRYAGKVGTGFNEATLRSIHKQLKPLETDKPAVANPPKGADARGVHWLKPNLLAEVSFAEMTKDGSVRHAVFQGLRDDKPARDIVAEKPAAAAPARGKSQTAGRKAAKAGPNLRITHPDRVIDASSSTTKLQLAEYYARVAGWMLPHLENRPVALVRAPEGLSGELFFQKNADRLAIPGIETMGKEYSGQPVMMVNNAEALIGAVQMGTIEFHTWNATSADLERPDRFILDLDPDPALPWKAMVEATQLTLAVLDELGLQSFAKTSGGKGIHLVVPLTPSAGWSEVKTFSQAIVKHMAKLLPDRFSAVSGPKNRVGRIFIDYLRNSQGATTIGPFAARTREGMPVSVPIFREEITEIPSANLWTVHNLHERLEELDEDPWAGYAAVEQTITAEMRERLGMKR; encoded by the coding sequence ATGAGCCAGCCACTGGAAGAGTACAACCGCAAGCGTGATTTCGCCGCTACGCCCGAACCTTCCGGCGAGGGGAAAAAGCGCCGCGCCAGCAAGCGAAGCGGCGGCGACAAGGCGCTGCAATTCTGCATTCAGAAGCACGACGCCACCCGCCTGCACTATGACTTCCGTCTGGAGTTGAACGGTACGCTGAAAAGCTGGGCGATACCCAAGGGGCCGAGTCTGGATCCCAAGTCGCGGCGCCTGGCCGTGCATGTGGAAGACCATCCGCTGGATTACGCCACCTTCGAAGGACACATCCCCGAAGGGCATTACGGTGCGGGCGATGTCATCGTCTGGGATCGGGGCGTGTGGATTCCGCAGGGTGATGCCGAAGCGGACTACGCGAAAGGCAAACTGAAGTTCGAGCTGCAGGGTGAGAAGCTTTCCGGCGTATGGAATCTGGTGCGCACCCGCATGGATGGCAAGAAGGAGCAGTGGTTTCTGATCAAGTCCAACGACGAGGTCGCCCGCCCGGAAAACGAGTTCGACGTCGTCGCCGAGCAACCGCACAGCGTGCTCAGTGACCGTACCATCGTCGAGAAGAAGCGCGGCAAGAAAGCTGCGGCCAAGGTCGACAAGGAGGCGACTCCCAGGGCGGTGAAGAAAAAACCGGCCACGCCGCGCACGACGAAATCTTCGAAACTCACGGGCGCCGAGCCGGCGCCGCTTCCCGAATCGATCAAGCCGGAGCTGGCGACTCTGGTCGAGACGATCCCGGACGGCGACTGGCGCTACGAAATCAAGTTTGACGGCTACCGAATCATGGCGCGTATCGAAGATGGTGAAGTCCGTCTATTGACGCGCAACGGGCACGACTGGACGGCGAAGATGCCACGCCAGGCCGAGGCGCTGGCCAGTCTGGCGCTGGAATCCGCCTGGCTCGATGGCGAAATGGTTGTCACCGATGAGAACGATCTTCCGGATTTTCAGGCGCTGCAGAACGCCTTCGAGGAAGGCAAAAGCGGTGGCATTGTTTACTACCTCTTCGACATGCCCTATCTGAACGGCATGGATCTGCGCAAGGTGCCGCTGGAGGCGCGCCGCGGCGCGCTGGCCGAGGTGCTACAACGCAGCGAAGACGACATCCTGCGGTTTTCCGAAGACTTCGACGAATCGCCGGATGCGATGCTCAACAGCGCCTGCCAGATGAAGATGGAAGGTTTGATCGGCAAGCGTTCCGGTAGCACCTACGTATCACGTCGCAGCAATGACTGGATCAAGCTCAAATGCAAGCATCGACAGGAGTTCGTCATCGTCGGCTTCAGCGAGCCCAAGGGTAGCCGCAGTGGCTTCGGGGCGTTGCTGCTTGGCCTGCACGATACCGACAGTGGCGAACTGCGCTATGCCGGCAAGGTCGGCACCGGTTTCAACGAGGCGACCTTGCGCAGCATTCACAAGCAGCTCAAGCCGCTCGAGACGGACAAGCCGGCAGTCGCCAACCCGCCCAAGGGCGCCGATGCCCGAGGCGTGCACTGGCTCAAGCCGAACCTACTGGCCGAAGTGTCGTTCGCCGAGATGACCAAGGATGGCAGCGTGCGGCATGCCGTGTTCCAGGGGTTGCGCGACGACAAGCCCGCCAGGGACATCGTCGCCGAAAAGCCTGCCGCAGCGGCTCCAGCCCGCGGCAAGAGTCAGACTGCGGGCCGCAAGGCGGCCAAGGCCGGGCCGAACCTGCGGATTACGCACCCCGACCGGGTGATCGACGCCAGCAGCTCGACCACCAAACTGCAGCTCGCCGAATACTACGCCAGGGTCGCTGGCTGGATGCTGCCGCATCTGGAGAACCGCCCGGTTGCGCTGGTCCGCGCCCCGGAGGGTCTGTCGGGTGAGCTGTTCTTCCAGAAGAACGCCGATCGTCTGGCCATTCCCGGCATCGAGACGATGGGCAAGGAGTACTCCGGCCAGCCGGTGATGATGGTCAACAACGCCGAGGCGCTAATCGGTGCAGTGCAGATGGGGACCATCGAATTCCACACCTGGAACGCGACCTCGGCTGACCTGGAGCGGCCGGACCGATTCATCCTTGATCTCGACCCCGACCCGGCGCTGCCCTGGAAGGCGATGGTCGAGGCGACCCAGCTCACCCTGGCTGTGCTCGACGAGCTGGGTCTTCAATCGTTCGCCAAGACCAGTGGCGGCAAGGGGATTCACCTGGTGGTACCGCTTACCCCATCGGCCGGGTGGAGCGAAGTCAAGACCTTCAGCCAGGCGATCGTCAAGCATATGGCCAAGCTGTTGCCGGACCGCTTTTCCGCCGTCTCCGGCCCGAAAAACCGTGTTGGACGCATATTCATCGACTATCTGCGAAACAGCCAGGGCGCGACCACTATCGGTCCGTTCGCCGCCCGCACCCGCGAAGGCATGCCGGTCTCGGTGCCGATCTTCCGTGAAGAGATCACCGAGATCCCCAGCGCCAACCTGTGGACCGTCCACAACCTGCATGAGCGGCTTGAGGAGCTGGACGAGGACCCCTGGGCCGGTTACGCCGCAGTCGAACAGACCATTACCGCCGAGATGCGCGAGCGTCTGGGCATGAAACGCTGA
- a CDS encoding DUF2188 domain-containing protein — protein MQNYHVTPTDNGWQLIKEGASRPARRAQTKKEMLELMQEFMEGKTASVKIHLQDGSIQEERTYPRRADPASSPG, from the coding sequence ATGCAGAACTATCACGTCACACCGACCGACAACGGCTGGCAACTGATCAAGGAAGGCGCGTCGCGACCGGCCCGCCGCGCACAGACCAAAAAGGAAATGCTTGAGCTGATGCAAGAGTTCATGGAGGGCAAGACCGCCTCGGTGAAGATTCATCTGCAGGACGGCAGCATCCAGGAGGAGCGCACCTATCCGCGTCGAGCGGATCCGGCCAGCAGCCCGGGCTGA
- a CDS encoding small membrane protein YohP, protein MLKFLASTVGIIFLIGLLVIIGLLMLIF, encoded by the coding sequence ATGCTTAAGTTTCTTGCCAGCACCGTCGGTATCATTTTCCTCATAGGCCTGTTGGTCATCATCGGTCTGCTCATGCTGATTTTCTGA
- a CDS encoding cobaltochelatase subunit CobN — MRHHRYLFLLFFVGLLWPALGHARINAIVSQYSAAEFASAAGMFDASGAKLAVSARTPEQLTELSDAEIEQWLAEGTQLLVVGLFGPETERLQPLLQRWRGNDMFIMHSELHLVALSRSSGKPVFDTTEQARLLGAQKPGDDLAGWVSQLQQAHPQQAEWIEARSYWLSGGSDNIARLLGWLAARQDPRIEVAAPVPRPAWRFYQNGAIREAAELQWQEGRAVAIIDHSRADRSGDRQLNDELCKALAARKLGCVSLFADWGEGTVAALRWLVEGEHPPLAAVVVLQDFVMGGGEGRDQATALLAQLDVPVIKGLRLDDRDENAWQLSSDGIGRDKVHYQLALPELQGSSQPLALATWQSARLDPVSGIRYGFSVPVVERVESLADRVRGWQRLQVKANADKRVAIVYYNHPPGRHNIGADNLDVPQSLFEMLKRLQAEGYATGPLPESPEALLELLQERGVNLPEHNDALAHMAKHVQRVSADSYRDWFAGLPQALQAEMVQGPLGYWHAQLRRAIEASEFERAGQVLEQGSSELHHVLDGVDHPARQRALDLLAQLEALYQTALQQPSQADWPGAEALVDALAATGIEGLRGWGAAPGRVMVHEDELILPGLRFGNVFIGPQPPRGWEVDEELLHANLVFPPPHQYLAFYHWLRDDFAADAIVHLGRHSTYEFLPRRRAALSDEDYPLQIIGDVPSIYPYIVDGVGEGIQAKRRGLAVMVDHLTPPLVATPLYDHLLQLRQLIESFETGSGQHDGPARRATIAQIKSIVSQAGLEEELRESMAEPLAARGIEFEQVDDDLLVHEVGHYLTNIQERFMPLGLHVFGKPWTDEAVDTLLASMGEGAEAHRQALVDSPAAEMTALIGALEGRFVRPGKGNDPVRTPEVLPTGRNFHALDSSLLPSRVGWGLGQELASQARQQPVEPGSREAVVLWASDTVRDEGAIVAFGLDLLGVEPTWNSRGIVEGIRRVPLVDERERRDVLFTTSGLFRDLYADQLALLERGVLLALDGASDTIRRDYPALTLALSAALEPLGAGAIGGDESLEVNRVAANWVTDAARRLDAGLGADQAGRLASLRLFGVAPGSYGAGVNTLVERSGSWQQRGELADAYVARMGHAYGIDQQGAAVQGVFEDNLRQVNRTYLGRSSNLYGLIDNNDAFDYLGGLSLAVEQLSGTAPDNIVMWHNDPKKVRLESLGTALTAELRGRFLNPAWIEALMQHDYAGARTMGSEFLEYLWGWQVTNPELIRDSAWEEVKAVYIDDRYDIGLDEFLEQGANVHVKTNMLAVMLVAIKKGFWEADEATIAELGERFAALVAEHGLPGSGHTRPDHPMLDWLEPRLSDELRSGLQDRRQAALQPVEAESSPNTISEVTLEEQEPGEQRDQPSSDGAAQDGESEADSASPVPVLIGLAIVLLLLAFGIWRGRGRALER; from the coding sequence ATGCGACACCATCGATATCTCTTTCTGCTGTTTTTCGTCGGCCTGCTCTGGCCGGCTCTGGGTCATGCCCGCATCAATGCCATCGTCTCGCAGTACAGCGCTGCCGAGTTCGCCTCTGCGGCCGGCATGTTCGACGCCTCCGGCGCGAAGCTGGCAGTAAGCGCACGCACCCCCGAACAACTGACAGAACTGAGCGATGCCGAGATCGAGCAATGGCTGGCCGAGGGCACACAGCTGCTGGTGGTCGGTTTGTTCGGTCCGGAGACCGAACGCCTGCAGCCACTACTGCAGCGTTGGCGCGGCAACGATATGTTCATCATGCATAGCGAGCTGCATCTGGTCGCGCTGTCGCGGAGCTCGGGAAAACCGGTTTTCGACACAACCGAACAGGCACGCCTGCTCGGCGCGCAGAAGCCGGGTGATGATCTCGCCGGCTGGGTCAGCCAACTGCAGCAAGCGCATCCACAGCAGGCTGAGTGGATAGAAGCCCGCAGCTACTGGCTGTCTGGAGGCAGCGACAACATTGCGCGCCTGCTCGGTTGGCTTGCCGCCCGTCAAGATCCGCGAATTGAAGTCGCTGCGCCTGTGCCGCGCCCCGCCTGGCGCTTCTACCAGAATGGCGCTATCCGCGAAGCAGCTGAGCTGCAGTGGCAGGAAGGACGGGCAGTGGCCATCATTGACCACAGCCGCGCCGACCGCAGCGGTGATCGGCAGCTCAACGACGAGTTGTGCAAGGCCCTCGCCGCTCGCAAGCTTGGCTGCGTCAGTCTGTTTGCCGACTGGGGCGAGGGCACAGTGGCTGCGCTGCGCTGGTTGGTGGAGGGCGAACACCCGCCGCTGGCTGCGGTGGTGGTGTTGCAGGACTTCGTCATGGGTGGCGGCGAAGGGCGCGACCAGGCGACGGCACTGCTGGCGCAACTTGACGTTCCGGTAATCAAGGGGCTGCGTCTGGATGACCGTGACGAGAACGCCTGGCAGCTGTCCAGTGACGGGATTGGCCGCGACAAGGTGCATTACCAACTGGCCTTACCTGAACTGCAGGGCAGCAGCCAGCCGCTTGCGCTGGCTACCTGGCAGTCGGCGCGGCTCGATCCGGTCAGCGGCATCCGTTACGGCTTCAGTGTGCCGGTGGTCGAGCGGGTCGAGTCACTGGCCGATCGCGTTCGTGGTTGGCAGCGTCTGCAAGTGAAAGCGAATGCCGACAAGCGAGTGGCTATCGTCTATTACAACCACCCGCCGGGGCGGCATAACATCGGCGCCGACAACCTCGACGTGCCGCAGTCGCTGTTTGAAATGCTCAAGCGCCTGCAGGCCGAGGGCTACGCGACCGGACCTCTGCCGGAGTCGCCCGAGGCGCTACTTGAACTCTTGCAGGAGCGCGGGGTAAACCTGCCCGAGCATAACGACGCGTTGGCGCACATGGCCAAGCATGTGCAACGGGTCAGTGCCGATAGTTACCGCGATTGGTTCGCCGGCCTTCCCCAGGCTTTGCAGGCCGAGATGGTGCAGGGCCCGTTGGGTTACTGGCATGCCCAGTTGCGCAGGGCGATCGAAGCGTCCGAGTTCGAGCGAGCCGGTCAGGTGCTCGAGCAAGGCAGCAGCGAGCTGCACCATGTGCTCGACGGGGTCGATCATCCGGCTCGTCAACGGGCGCTGGATCTGCTGGCGCAGCTTGAAGCACTTTATCAGACCGCCTTGCAGCAACCATCGCAGGCCGACTGGCCTGGCGCTGAAGCGCTGGTCGATGCCCTTGCTGCGACCGGCATCGAAGGGCTGCGCGGGTGGGGTGCGGCCCCCGGACGGGTCATGGTCCATGAAGACGAGCTGATCCTGCCCGGGCTGCGTTTCGGCAACGTATTCATCGGACCTCAGCCGCCGCGCGGCTGGGAAGTGGACGAAGAACTGTTGCATGCCAATCTGGTGTTTCCGCCACCCCACCAGTATCTGGCGTTCTATCACTGGCTGCGCGACGACTTCGCCGCCGACGCCATCGTCCATCTCGGCCGGCATTCCACCTATGAATTCCTGCCGCGCCGGCGTGCGGCGCTGAGCGACGAAGACTATCCGCTACAGATCATTGGCGATGTGCCCAGCATTTATCCGTACATCGTCGACGGGGTCGGCGAGGGCATCCAGGCCAAGCGCCGCGGTCTGGCGGTCATGGTCGACCATCTGACGCCACCGCTGGTCGCCACGCCGCTGTATGACCATCTGCTTCAGCTTCGCCAACTGATCGAAAGTTTCGAGACCGGTAGCGGCCAGCACGACGGACCGGCGCGCCGGGCGACCATCGCCCAGATCAAGTCCATCGTCAGCCAGGCCGGGCTGGAAGAGGAACTGCGGGAATCGATGGCCGAGCCGCTTGCGGCGCGCGGCATCGAGTTCGAGCAGGTCGATGACGATCTTCTGGTGCATGAGGTGGGGCACTACCTGACCAACATCCAGGAACGTTTCATGCCGCTGGGGCTGCACGTGTTCGGCAAGCCGTGGACGGACGAGGCCGTCGACACGCTGCTGGCATCGATGGGCGAGGGCGCCGAAGCGCATCGCCAGGCTCTGGTCGACTCGCCCGCCGCAGAGATGACCGCACTGATTGGCGCGCTGGAAGGACGCTTCGTCCGACCGGGCAAGGGTAATGATCCGGTGCGCACGCCCGAAGTACTACCCACCGGCCGCAACTTTCACGCGCTGGATAGCAGCCTGCTGCCCAGCCGAGTCGGTTGGGGGCTTGGGCAGGAGCTGGCCAGCCAGGCGCGCCAGCAACCGGTTGAACCGGGCAGCCGCGAGGCAGTGGTGCTCTGGGCCTCGGACACCGTGCGCGACGAGGGCGCCATCGTCGCCTTTGGCCTGGATCTCCTGGGTGTAGAGCCGACCTGGAACAGCCGCGGAATCGTCGAAGGTATCCGTCGGGTGCCGCTCGTTGACGAGCGGGAGCGCCGGGACGTGTTGTTCACCACCTCGGGGCTGTTTCGTGATCTGTACGCTGACCAGCTGGCGCTGCTCGAGCGCGGGGTCCTGCTGGCGCTCGACGGTGCCAGCGACACCATCCGCCGTGACTATCCTGCGCTGACCCTTGCTCTGAGCGCTGCGCTTGAGCCGCTTGGCGCCGGCGCGATTGGTGGCGACGAAAGCCTTGAGGTCAACCGGGTGGCGGCCAACTGGGTGACGGACGCCGCGCGCCGGCTGGATGCCGGGCTGGGGGCGGACCAGGCTGGCCGGCTGGCGTCGTTACGGCTATTCGGGGTGGCGCCCGGCAGTTATGGCGCCGGCGTCAATACGCTGGTCGAGCGCTCTGGCAGCTGGCAACAACGCGGCGAGCTGGCCGACGCCTATGTCGCGCGGATGGGCCATGCCTACGGTATCGATCAGCAGGGCGCGGCCGTGCAGGGCGTATTCGAGGACAATCTGCGCCAGGTGAACCGCACCTACCTGGGCCGCTCCAGTAATCTGTATGGTCTGATCGACAACAATGACGCCTTCGATTATCTGGGCGGGCTGAGCCTGGCGGTCGAACAACTGAGTGGCACCGCGCCGGACAATATCGTCATGTGGCACAACGACCCGAAGAAGGTTCGCCTGGAGTCGCTGGGAACCGCGCTGACCGCAGAGTTGCGCGGCCGCTTTCTCAATCCCGCCTGGATCGAGGCGTTGATGCAGCACGACTACGCCGGCGCCCGGACCATGGGCAGCGAGTTTCTCGAATACCTCTGGGGCTGGCAGGTGACCAATCCGGAGCTGATCCGCGATTCGGCGTGGGAAGAGGTCAAGGCGGTGTACATCGATGACCGCTACGACATCGGCCTGGATGAATTCCTCGAACAGGGCGCCAACGTCCACGTGAAAACCAACATGCTCGCGGTGATGCTGGTGGCGATCAAAAAAGGATTCTGGGAGGCCGACGAGGCCACCATCGCAGAATTGGGCGAACGCTTCGCCGCATTGGTTGCCGAGCATGGTCTGCCCGGGAGCGGTCACACGCGTCCGGACCACCCTATGCTCGACTGGCTGGAGCCAAGGCTGTCGGATGAGCTGCGTTCCGGCCTGCAGGACCGGCGACAGGCAGCGCTGCAACCCGTGGAGGCTGAATCTTCGCCGAACACCATCAGTGAAGTGACGCTGGAAGAGCAGGAGCCAGGAGAGCAGCGGGACCAGCCTTCATCTGATGGCGCAGCCCAGGATGGTGAGAGCGAGGCCGACTCGGCATCGCCGGTACCTGTATTGATCGGCCTGGCTATTGTGCTTCTGCTGCTGGCATTCGGCATCTGGCGCGGCCGCGGTCGCGCACTGGAGAGGTAA
- a CDS encoding MotA/TolQ/ExbB proton channel family protein: protein MFDSQVFAWLHLLVGWLLKPVTWGLFGLLMIAVIDVGIAIGERFGGLARWRQQPLTTVERLARRRLDRADLIARVGPMLGLMGTLIPLGPGLAALGEGNVQILSVAMRVAFDTTVLGLLAGVLGFALARLRRRWYDDLLDDLEATMKQERGDEPSLAL from the coding sequence ATGTTCGATAGTCAGGTGTTCGCCTGGTTGCATCTGCTCGTCGGCTGGCTGCTCAAGCCGGTCACCTGGGGTCTGTTCGGCCTGTTGATGATCGCTGTGATCGATGTCGGTATCGCCATAGGCGAGCGCTTTGGCGGCCTGGCGCGCTGGCGCCAGCAGCCCTTGACAACGGTGGAACGACTGGCTCGTCGACGGCTCGACCGCGCAGACCTGATCGCCCGTGTCGGGCCCATGCTAGGTCTGATGGGCACGCTGATTCCCCTCGGGCCCGGGCTGGCGGCGCTTGGCGAGGGCAATGTGCAGATTCTCAGCGTGGCCATGCGCGTGGCCTTCGATACCACGGTGCTGGGCCTGCTCGCGGGCGTGCTGGGCTTTGCCCTGGCGCGCTTGCGTCGCCGTTGGTATGACGACCTGCTCGACGACCTGGAAGCGACCATGAAACAGGAGCGGGGCGATGAGCCGTCGCTGGCGCTCTAG
- a CDS encoding DUF2149 domain-containing protein produces MSRRWRSSRFASGEDDPLGPLANMVDVVLVFACGLIAALVAQTDLLTNLEQAGQPVPLERGRELPQIPDTLSSERGQGLKSLGQVYRDPETGKLILIGD; encoded by the coding sequence ATGAGCCGTCGCTGGCGCTCTAGTCGCTTCGCCTCCGGCGAGGACGACCCGCTCGGGCCGTTGGCCAACATGGTCGACGTCGTGCTGGTGTTTGCCTGCGGGCTGATCGCCGCGCTGGTCGCACAAACCGATCTGCTCACCAACCTCGAGCAGGCCGGCCAGCCGGTTCCGCTGGAGCGTGGACGCGAACTGCCGCAGATCCCGGATACCCTGAGTAGCGAGCGTGGGCAGGGCTTGAAGAGTCTCGGTCAAGTCTATCGCGATCCAGAAACCGGCAAGCTGATCCTCATCGGCGACTAA
- a CDS encoding NAD-dependent epimerase/dehydratase family protein has protein sequence MKILILGNLGYIGPLVARELAQKHPDATLHGFDNAYFAHCLTGATTVPERFLRKQMYGDVRNVTADMLKGYDAVVQLAAVSNDPMGNRFAAVTTDINQRSTVSIARAAAQAGVRNFVFASSCSIYGVAEGAPRTENDPTAPMTAYAKSKIGAEQELETIDTDMVITCLRFATACGMSDRLRLDLVLNDFVACALSDGRITVLSDGSPWRPLIDVADMARAIDWAAHRPADNGGRFLRVNTGNDERNHQVRDLANAVAQAVPGTSVSINTDAPVDSRSYKVDFSLFRELAPDHQPQVTLDMSIERLIAGLKRMNFNDSQFRSSPLMRLHVLQGHIEEGRLSEDLTWQQA, from the coding sequence ATGAAAATTCTTATTCTCGGAAATCTCGGTTACATCGGTCCTCTGGTCGCGCGCGAACTCGCCCAGAAGCATCCCGATGCGACGCTTCACGGGTTCGATAACGCCTATTTCGCCCATTGCCTGACCGGCGCTACCACAGTGCCAGAGCGCTTCCTGCGCAAGCAGATGTATGGCGACGTGCGTAACGTAACGGCCGACATGCTCAAGGGTTACGACGCGGTGGTGCAACTGGCTGCGGTATCGAACGATCCGATGGGCAATCGCTTCGCTGCGGTGACCACCGACATCAACCAACGCTCGACCGTCTCGATTGCCCGGGCCGCGGCGCAAGCTGGCGTGCGCAACTTCGTGTTCGCGTCCAGTTGCAGCATTTATGGCGTTGCGGAGGGCGCGCCGCGCACGGAGAACGATCCCACCGCGCCCATGACGGCCTATGCCAAGTCGAAGATCGGTGCAGAGCAGGAGCTCGAGACCATCGACACCGACATGGTCATCACTTGCCTGCGTTTCGCCACAGCCTGCGGCATGTCGGACCGGTTGCGCCTGGATCTGGTGCTGAACGACTTCGTCGCCTGTGCGCTGAGCGACGGCAGGATCACGGTGCTGAGCGATGGCTCACCCTGGCGGCCATTGATCGACGTGGCGGACATGGCTCGGGCAATCGACTGGGCAGCGCATCGCCCTGCCGATAACGGTGGCCGCTTCCTGCGCGTCAATACCGGCAACGACGAGCGCAATCACCAGGTGCGTGATCTGGCCAATGCGGTGGCGCAAGCGGTGCCTGGCACCAGCGTCAGCATCAACACCGATGCGCCGGTGGATAGCCGCTCGTACAAGGTCGACTTCAGTCTGTTCCGCGAACTGGCGCCCGATCACCAGCCCCAGGTCACCCTGGATATGTCCATCGAGCGGCTGATCGCCGGTCTCAAGCGCATGAACTTCAACGACTCACAATTCCGCTCTTCTCCGCTGATGCGTCTGCACGTATTGCAGGGGCATATCGAGGAAGGGCGTCTTTCGGAGGATCTCACATGGCAACAGGCATGA
- the rfbF gene encoding glucose-1-phosphate cytidylyltransferase produces the protein MKVAIFAGGFGTRLSEETSVRPKPMVEVGNRPIIWHIMKMYAQHGFNEFVVLGGYKVDYIRDYFLNYRGKRSDYTIDLDTGEVQWHDELSENWKITVLDTGGDTMTGGRLKRARKYLSDGPFCLTYGDGVSDVDITALVRQHRESKKWCTLTAVTQPGRYGALRLNDQRTEVEAFREKGAKDGGLINGGFFVCEPEVFELIDDDNTVWENEPMDRLVERGMLGSYHHDGFWQSMDSLRDKVVLEEIWSTGAPWKTWND, from the coding sequence ATGAAAGTGGCAATCTTTGCGGGCGGTTTCGGAACTCGACTGAGCGAAGAAACTTCGGTACGCCCAAAACCGATGGTCGAGGTGGGCAACCGCCCGATCATCTGGCACATCATGAAGATGTACGCACAGCACGGCTTCAACGAGTTCGTCGTCCTGGGTGGTTACAAGGTCGACTACATCCGTGATTACTTCCTCAACTACCGCGGCAAGCGCAGCGACTACACCATCGATCTGGATACAGGCGAAGTGCAGTGGCACGACGAGCTATCGGAAAACTGGAAGATCACGGTGCTCGATACCGGCGGCGACACCATGACCGGAGGGCGCTTGAAGCGCGCCCGCAAATATCTTTCAGATGGCCCTTTCTGCCTCACCTATGGCGATGGCGTCAGTGACGTCGACATTACCGCGCTGGTGCGCCAGCACCGCGAATCGAAAAAGTGGTGCACCCTGACCGCGGTCACCCAGCCCGGCCGCTACGGTGCGCTGCGTCTGAACGACCAGCGCACCGAAGTCGAGGCCTTCCGTGAAAAAGGCGCTAAGGACGGTGGCTTGATCAATGGTGGCTTCTTCGTCTGCGAGCCGGAAGTCTTCGAACTGATCGACGACGACAATACGGTCTGGGAAAACGAGCCGATGGATCGGCTGGTCGAGCGCGGCATGCTCGGCAGTTATCATCATGATGGTTTCTGGCAAAGCATGGATTCTCTGCGCGACAAGGTGGTGCTGGAAGAGATCTGGTCCACCGGTGCGCCCTGGAAAACCTGGAACGACTGA